Proteins from a single region of Nakamurella deserti:
- a CDS encoding FUSC family protein: MTSPVDQARTRVRAGVGAGLDRVVQEVRDARDRFVASDPGRARQRIAVRVFVAVGSTLLVEWALAALLRQPPRLLILFGGVLAMLLATGVKDAGRRGAAVTVLIGTGLALLSASIGVLIAPHHLASLIGFVSISFLAVWLRRFGPRWFALGFVFWQSYFFTLFLQAPRSELPVLWVALLVAAGWVGLLLVTVLHPDPRRTLDRTVVALRARARAAISAALDVLDEPDNARTLRRLRRQLVQVDEVALLLDGQLAEPRALPAGVPPGRLRRWTVDVQIGLDAVCGAVRDIAARRDALPAAAVGDVRAVLTALGWGDRAGADRVAHALAAPDGRDVPALRRLGSAALFLLDTVGAWDSGALTDPARTDGSPDPLDVEEDDFEPAVTLVGGALPGSASLAERSLDQPDAARFAPSRWRLTTRQAVQAAVAAALAIVAGELISPQRFYWAVIAAFVAFAGAATSGETVSKSASRILGTVLGLFGAVALGEVTRGHPVWAALAVLVCIAAAFFVQVVSNSAMVFFFTVMLGQLYTLLGTFSDRVLILRLEETAVGALIGIGVSLLVLPTHSRATLRVARQTFFTALADLLDACGTTLRGEPVDRSALTLTVLVEDAGRQVVRARKALTRGRLFGANRLELRHRVSVLGACGAAARALAAAILDRGPDPALAAVCAELAEAARELAAAPTLRGTTPPGDGEARPGDGVRVLLDAVASATDGRRDPAYRAAARLNEALELLGPRSARETVPSS, from the coding sequence GTGACCAGCCCCGTGGACCAGGCCCGTACCCGGGTGCGTGCGGGCGTGGGAGCCGGCCTGGACCGCGTGGTCCAGGAGGTCCGCGACGCCCGGGACCGCTTCGTGGCCTCCGACCCGGGGCGGGCCCGGCAGCGCATCGCGGTCCGGGTGTTCGTCGCGGTCGGCAGCACCCTGCTCGTCGAGTGGGCGCTCGCGGCGTTGCTGCGGCAGCCGCCTCGACTGCTCATCCTGTTCGGCGGCGTGCTGGCGATGCTGCTGGCCACCGGGGTGAAGGACGCCGGCCGTCGCGGCGCGGCCGTCACGGTGCTGATCGGCACCGGTCTCGCGCTGCTGTCGGCGTCCATCGGTGTGCTCATCGCGCCACACCACCTGGCGTCCCTGATCGGCTTCGTCTCGATCTCGTTCCTGGCGGTGTGGCTGCGCCGCTTCGGCCCCCGGTGGTTCGCCCTGGGTTTCGTGTTCTGGCAGAGCTACTTCTTCACCCTGTTCCTGCAGGCGCCGCGGTCCGAGCTGCCGGTGCTGTGGGTGGCGCTGCTGGTCGCCGCGGGATGGGTGGGCCTGCTGCTGGTGACGGTGCTGCACCCCGATCCCCGGCGCACCCTGGACCGCACGGTCGTCGCCCTCCGCGCGCGGGCGCGGGCCGCCATCTCGGCCGCCCTGGACGTGCTCGACGAGCCCGACAACGCCCGGACGCTGCGCCGGCTGAGGCGACAGCTGGTACAGGTCGACGAGGTGGCGTTGCTGCTGGACGGCCAGCTCGCGGAACCGCGGGCGTTGCCGGCCGGGGTGCCGCCGGGCCGGCTGCGCCGGTGGACGGTCGACGTGCAGATCGGGTTGGACGCCGTCTGCGGAGCCGTCCGCGACATCGCCGCCCGACGGGACGCCCTGCCGGCCGCCGCGGTGGGTGACGTCCGTGCCGTGCTGACCGCCCTGGGCTGGGGCGACCGCGCGGGCGCCGACCGGGTGGCGCACGCCCTGGCCGCGCCGGACGGCCGCGACGTGCCGGCGCTGCGCCGGCTGGGCAGCGCCGCCCTGTTCCTGCTGGACACGGTGGGTGCCTGGGACTCCGGTGCGCTCACCGACCCGGCCAGAACGGACGGCTCCCCCGATCCGCTCGACGTCGAGGAGGACGATTTCGAGCCGGCCGTGACGCTCGTCGGTGGGGCACTGCCCGGCTCCGCCTCACTGGCCGAGCGTTCCCTCGACCAGCCAGACGCGGCGCGGTTCGCCCCCTCCCGCTGGCGGCTGACGACGCGGCAGGCGGTGCAGGCGGCGGTGGCGGCGGCGCTGGCCATCGTGGCCGGCGAGCTGATCTCGCCGCAACGCTTCTACTGGGCCGTCATCGCCGCGTTCGTGGCGTTCGCCGGCGCGGCGACGTCCGGCGAGACGGTGTCCAAGAGCGCGTCGCGGATCCTCGGGACGGTGCTCGGGCTGTTCGGTGCGGTGGCGCTGGGCGAGGTCACGCGGGGACACCCGGTGTGGGCGGCGCTGGCCGTGCTGGTGTGCATCGCGGCGGCGTTCTTCGTGCAGGTCGTGTCCAACAGCGCGATGGTCTTCTTCTTCACGGTGATGCTGGGCCAGCTGTACACGCTGCTCGGCACGTTCTCCGACCGGGTGCTGATCCTGCGTCTCGAGGAGACCGCGGTCGGCGCGTTGATCGGCATCGGGGTCTCCCTGCTGGTGCTGCCGACGCACAGCCGGGCGACGCTGCGGGTCGCGCGGCAGACCTTCTTCACGGCCCTGGCCGATCTGCTGGACGCGTGCGGGACGACCCTGCGCGGGGAGCCGGTCGACCGCTCGGCGCTGACGTTGACCGTGCTGGTGGAGGACGCCGGCCGCCAGGTGGTGCGCGCCCGCAAGGCACTGACCCGCGGACGGCTGTTCGGCGCGAACCGCCTGGAGCTGCGTCACCGGGTGTCGGTGCTGGGCGCGTGCGGGGCCGCGGCGCGGGCGTTGGCCGCCGCCATCCTGGACCGGGGCCCGGACCCCGCGCTGGCCGCCGTGTGTGCAGAGCTCGCGGAGGCGGCGCGTGAGCTGGCCGCGGCTCCGACGCTGCGCGGCACCACCCCGCCCGGGGACGGCGAGGCCCGGCCGGGCGACGGAGTGCGGGTGCTCCTCGACGCGGTGGCCTCCGCCACGGACGGGCGGCGGGATCCCGCGTACCGGGCCGCGGCCCGGCTGAACGAGGCCCTGGAGCTGCTGGGGCCGCGGTCGGCCCGGGAGACGGTGCCGAGTTCCTGA
- the aroQ gene encoding type II 3-dehydroquinate dehydratase: MSVTVLNGPNLNLLGTRRPEVYGHTTLADVADRCREHAGRLGLELVFRQSNHEGRLIDWIHETGAAVQRGESIGAVYNPGAHTHYAYAIRDAIEAVQLPVIETHISNVHAREEFRHHSVVSPVAAGVVVGFGVLGYTLAITGLYELTRAQ, from the coding sequence CTGTCGGTCACCGTCCTCAACGGACCCAACCTCAACCTGCTCGGGACGCGGCGCCCGGAGGTGTACGGGCACACCACGCTGGCCGACGTCGCAGACCGCTGCCGCGAGCACGCCGGTCGGCTCGGGCTGGAGCTGGTGTTCCGGCAGTCCAACCACGAGGGCCGGCTGATCGACTGGATCCACGAGACGGGGGCGGCGGTGCAGCGCGGCGAGTCCATCGGGGCGGTCTACAACCCCGGCGCACACACCCACTACGCGTACGCGATCCGCGACGCCATCGAGGCGGTGCAGCTGCCGGTGATCGAGACCCACATCAGCAACGTGCACGCCCGGGAGGAGTTCCGGCACCACTCGGTGGTGTCGCCCGTGGCGGCCGGCGTCGTCGTCGGCTTCGGCGTGCTGGGCTACACGCTGGCCATCACCGGTCTGTACGAGCTGACTCGCGCTCAGTAG
- a CDS encoding helix-turn-helix domain-containing protein, with product MEDDTAGGFGALLRRLRRERHLTLEHLAGKAQISDRAISNIERGRSRGPQARTVDALADALGLDASERAALLAAAAAGRVRPSPVPTGRCVLPDPVADFTGRTAELATVAGIVADRDRRAGHPRAVVISGAAGLGKTSLAVAAAHHVAGAFPDGVRYLDVRGLDAAPLPPDRIRWLLLGSLGVPDRHVPTDPTGQRDALRGALHDRRMLLVLDNVADEAQVRDVIPDAGPSLTLITSRRLLSGLDHTHGIPLTGLSTGESVALLRGIVDGDPDPAVLAEIARLCGHLPLALRIAGNRVHARPGWTAEALAARLAAETSRLQRLTAGDRQISTAFALSYRQLSPAAAAAFRGLSAIHGPEFGVGSAAAALGLGPDDAETVLDELLELGLLHPVPGDRHGFHDLLRLYARDRAVAEDPPSVRAATVSALDDWLLDTTVHAGRWFEPGHGRGPAVPDDRAPLPSAAAAERWLVTERPHWLAALHAAAAAGRHTRVVEVVEALHWFSDRSYSDRTWYDVFRLGADAAIALGDPLLSAVHLNYLSWAESMCLGEHATAVATAERAAALARRIGDGRQEAWAWLYAAFAARRDGDGRTLRDNGDRAAALFRRVGDAEGWSQARLCSAAGRRMLGESTAALEVLAELLTATADPATAPAPGVARHTVVQAELMAGSVLADDGRWAAAADRFAAALTAEDGDGSPLIRARLEDELGTALLHLGRPEGTAHLDRAAVLLAGAGETAAADAVRERLSRWRPA from the coding sequence CCGCCGGTGGGTTCGGCGCGCTGCTCCGCCGGCTCCGCCGGGAGCGGCACCTCACCCTCGAGCACCTCGCGGGGAAGGCGCAGATCAGCGACCGCGCGATCAGCAACATCGAGCGCGGACGCAGCCGCGGTCCGCAGGCGCGCACGGTCGACGCCCTCGCCGACGCGTTGGGGCTGGACGCATCCGAGCGCGCGGCGCTGCTCGCCGCGGCCGCGGCCGGCCGGGTCCGGCCGTCACCGGTCCCCACCGGCCGCTGTGTGCTGCCCGATCCGGTCGCCGACTTCACCGGCCGCACCGCGGAGCTCGCCACGGTCGCGGGGATCGTGGCCGACCGGGACCGGCGGGCCGGCCACCCGCGGGCCGTGGTGATCTCCGGCGCGGCGGGCCTGGGCAAGACCTCGCTGGCGGTGGCCGCGGCGCACCACGTCGCCGGGGCGTTCCCGGACGGGGTGCGCTACCTCGACGTGCGGGGACTGGACGCCGCACCGTTGCCGCCCGATCGCATCCGGTGGTTGCTGCTGGGCTCGCTGGGGGTCCCCGACCGGCACGTCCCGACCGATCCGACCGGACAGCGGGACGCTCTGCGCGGCGCCCTGCACGACCGCCGGATGCTGCTGGTGCTGGACAACGTCGCCGACGAGGCGCAGGTCCGCGACGTCATCCCGGATGCGGGGCCGTCGCTGACCCTGATCACCAGCCGGCGGCTGCTGTCGGGTCTGGACCACACCCACGGGATCCCGCTGACCGGCCTGAGCACCGGCGAGTCGGTGGCGCTGCTCCGCGGCATCGTCGACGGCGACCCCGATCCGGCCGTGCTGGCCGAGATCGCCCGGCTGTGCGGACACCTGCCGCTGGCGCTGCGCATCGCCGGCAACCGGGTGCACGCCCGCCCGGGCTGGACGGCCGAGGCGCTGGCCGCCCGGCTCGCCGCGGAGACGTCGCGGCTGCAGCGGCTCACCGCAGGAGACCGGCAGATCTCGACCGCGTTCGCCCTGTCCTACCGGCAGCTGAGCCCGGCGGCGGCGGCGGCGTTCCGCGGACTGTCGGCGATCCACGGCCCCGAGTTCGGGGTGGGTTCGGCCGCCGCGGCGCTCGGTCTGGGTCCCGACGACGCCGAGACGGTGCTGGACGAGCTCCTGGAACTCGGGCTGCTGCATCCGGTCCCTGGCGACCGCCACGGATTTCACGACCTGTTGCGGCTCTACGCCCGGGATCGCGCGGTGGCCGAGGACCCACCGTCGGTGCGGGCGGCCACGGTGTCGGCGCTGGACGACTGGCTGTTGGACACGACCGTGCACGCCGGACGATGGTTCGAGCCGGGACACGGCCGCGGGCCCGCCGTGCCCGACGACCGGGCACCACTGCCGTCGGCGGCGGCCGCGGAACGGTGGCTGGTCACCGAGCGGCCGCATTGGCTGGCCGCCCTGCACGCCGCGGCCGCGGCCGGTCGGCACACCCGGGTGGTCGAGGTCGTCGAGGCGCTGCACTGGTTCTCCGACCGCAGTTACAGCGACCGGACCTGGTACGACGTCTTCCGGCTCGGTGCCGACGCCGCGATCGCGCTGGGCGATCCGCTGCTGTCGGCGGTGCACCTGAACTACCTGTCGTGGGCCGAGTCGATGTGTCTGGGCGAGCACGCCACCGCCGTCGCGACCGCGGAGCGGGCGGCCGCCCTCGCCCGCCGGATCGGTGACGGCCGGCAGGAGGCCTGGGCCTGGCTGTACGCGGCGTTCGCCGCCCGCCGCGACGGCGACGGCCGCACCCTGCGCGACAACGGCGACCGCGCCGCCGCGCTGTTCCGCCGGGTCGGCGACGCGGAGGGCTGGTCGCAGGCCAGGCTCTGCAGCGCGGCCGGCCGCCGGATGCTGGGTGAGTCGACGGCGGCACTGGAGGTGCTGGCGGAGCTGCTCACCGCGACGGCCGACCCGGCCACCGCGCCCGCGCCGGGGGTGGCCCGGCACACCGTCGTGCAGGCCGAGCTGATGGCGGGCTCGGTGCTGGCCGACGACGGGCGGTGGGCCGCGGCCGCGGACCGCTTCGCGGCCGCGTTGACCGCCGAGGACGGCGACGGGAGTCCTCTCATCCGGGCGCGGCTGGAGGACGAACTCGGGACGGCGCTGCTGCACCTGGGGCGTCCCGAGGGAACGGCCCACCTGGACCGGGCGGCGGTGTTGCTGGCCGGCGCGGGCGAGACGGCGGCCGCCGACGCCGTCCGGGAACGCCTCTCCCGGTGGCGGCCCGCCTGA
- a CDS encoding PHA/PHB synthase family protein, with protein sequence MPTDPLEMTRELAERAAAVLAPETDLFEDSDAAGLRAALTSALRAAALHPVGPARAALSLGSRLARIPLTATRRFLGQDAQPPVAVDARDRRFAAVAWDANPAFYALRLAYLAGAEFARDVVTGADIDADDARKARIMVDLLIDALAPTNFLATNPAALIRAFETGGASVVQGTRTFLDDLVHHGGRPRQVDTSGFTVGGNLACTPGRVVHRNALMELIQYAPQTDEVQAVPLLCSPPWINKYYIMDLAPQRSFIEWAVRHGRTVFAISYRNSSREMAATTMDDYLVHGPQAALDVVCEITGAATVDIVGLCLGGAMTAVTAAWLAGAGDSRVGTLTLLNTMLDYREPGALKAFTDQRTVERLEKKMARTGVLEGESMAGTFDVLRANDLIFNYVVSNWLMGQQPPAFDILAWNADSTRMPAAMHAFYLRHFYVRNDLARGTLELAGRRIDLSAITVPTYVVSAINDHIVPWEAAYETVNLVSGPVRFVLGNGGHIAGIVSPPGPKAWHEVVDPDAELPGTPGEWRAAATRREGSWWEDWTEWGRASAGPSVPPPQLGSAAHPPSGDAPGTYVHT encoded by the coding sequence ATGCCGACCGACCCGCTCGAGATGACCCGGGAGCTCGCCGAACGGGCCGCCGCTGTGCTGGCCCCCGAGACCGACCTGTTCGAGGACTCCGACGCCGCCGGCCTGCGCGCCGCGCTGACGAGCGCGCTGCGGGCCGCCGCGCTGCACCCGGTGGGTCCGGCCCGCGCGGCGCTGTCGCTGGGCAGCCGGCTCGCCCGGATCCCGCTGACCGCCACCCGCCGCTTCCTCGGCCAGGACGCACAGCCGCCGGTGGCCGTCGATGCCCGGGACCGCCGGTTCGCCGCCGTCGCCTGGGACGCCAACCCCGCGTTCTACGCGTTGCGGCTGGCCTACCTGGCCGGCGCCGAGTTCGCCCGGGACGTCGTGACCGGTGCCGACATCGACGCCGACGACGCCCGGAAGGCGCGCATCATGGTGGATCTGCTGATCGACGCGCTGGCCCCGACCAACTTCCTGGCCACCAACCCGGCCGCGTTGATCCGGGCGTTCGAGACCGGCGGTGCCAGCGTCGTGCAGGGCACCCGGACGTTCCTGGACGACCTGGTCCACCACGGCGGTCGGCCGCGGCAGGTCGACACCTCGGGTTTCACCGTCGGCGGCAACCTCGCGTGCACCCCCGGCCGGGTGGTGCACCGCAACGCGTTGATGGAGCTGATCCAGTACGCCCCGCAGACCGACGAGGTGCAGGCGGTACCGCTGCTGTGCAGCCCGCCCTGGATCAACAAGTACTACATCATGGACCTCGCGCCGCAGCGCAGCTTCATCGAGTGGGCCGTCCGCCACGGCCGGACGGTGTTCGCCATCAGCTACCGCAACTCCTCACGCGAGATGGCCGCCACCACGATGGACGACTACCTGGTGCACGGTCCGCAGGCGGCCCTCGACGTGGTCTGCGAGATCACCGGCGCCGCCACCGTCGACATCGTGGGGCTGTGCCTGGGCGGCGCGATGACCGCCGTCACCGCGGCCTGGCTGGCCGGCGCCGGTGACTCCCGGGTGGGCACCCTGACCCTGCTGAACACGATGCTGGACTACCGCGAGCCCGGCGCGCTCAAGGCGTTCACCGACCAGCGCACCGTGGAGCGGCTGGAGAAGAAGATGGCCAGGACCGGGGTGCTGGAGGGCGAGTCGATGGCCGGCACCTTCGACGTGCTGCGGGCCAACGACCTCATCTTCAACTACGTCGTCTCCAACTGGCTGATGGGCCAGCAGCCGCCGGCCTTCGACATCCTCGCCTGGAACGCCGACTCGACGCGGATGCCCGCCGCCATGCACGCCTTCTACCTGCGCCACTTCTACGTGCGCAACGACCTCGCGCGGGGAACGCTGGAACTGGCCGGTCGGCGCATCGACCTGTCCGCGATCACCGTGCCGACCTACGTGGTCAGCGCGATCAACGACCACATCGTGCCGTGGGAGGCCGCGTACGAGACGGTCAACCTGGTCAGCGGCCCGGTGCGGTTCGTGCTGGGCAACGGCGGCCACATCGCCGGCATCGTCAGCCCGCCCGGACCGAAGGCCTGGCACGAGGTCGTGGATCCCGACGCCGAGCTGCCCGGCACGCCGGGGGAGTGGCGGGCCGCGGCGACCCGCCGGGAGGGGTCGTGGTGGGAGGACTGGACGGAATGGGGCCGTGCGTCGGCCGGCCCGTCCGTGCCGCCGCCGCAGCTCGGCAGCGCCGCGCACCCGCCGTCGGGTGACGCTCCGGGCACCTACGTGCACACCTGA
- a CDS encoding sugar phosphate isomerase/epimerase and 4-hydroxyphenylpyruvate domain-containing protein, with protein sequence MSTTTRPAGATPPPVRTWRNSIATVCISGTLEDKLAAAAAAGFDGVEIFEPDFIGSPRSAAEVRSRCADLGLGIDLYQPFRDFDSTDRDRAARNLRRLHRKFDVMEQLGAGLMLLCSSAADDAVRDDDALTEQLAVLAAAAGERGLRVCYEALAWGSHVDTYQHSWRLVEAVDHPALGVCLDSFHILSRGSDPAGIEEIPADKLFFLQLADAPHLTMDVLQWSRHHRLFPGQGAFDLPAFLRHVIAAGYTGPLSLEVFNDVFRQAEPQRAAVDALRSLLLLQEHAVGRLPSGPRAPVDVPPAPPSPQLGGYAFVELAVGAGSGPAVANALAALGFQHAGRHRTKPVQLWQQGSARILLNAGGPEVDGPVDGGGPGHGAAVAAIGVETADPGAALARARALLAPVLSRTRGPAEADLAAVAAPDGTEVFFCRTGAAAVDGWLADFPPVATNGGGPDGPGGPGDGDLDGIDHIALTQPYDRFDEATLFYRAVLGMQTRMNVEIAAPYGLVRNRVVADPANRVRVCLNVSVLRRGADWRPGVVEPQHVAFTTRDALGAAEAAREAGAPLLRVPDNYYDDLDARLELPAEVLQRMRRLGVLYDEGPQGAYLHFYTEVLGGRVFLEVVERVAGYTGYGESNGPIRMAAHRAQRESRPSDGRDGRATERESARTDR encoded by the coding sequence ATGTCCACGACGACGCGACCGGCCGGCGCGACGCCGCCGCCGGTACGGACCTGGCGCAACAGCATCGCCACCGTCTGCATCTCCGGCACGCTCGAGGACAAGCTCGCGGCGGCCGCGGCGGCCGGGTTCGACGGTGTCGAGATCTTCGAGCCGGATTTCATCGGCTCGCCGCGCTCGGCCGCGGAGGTCCGCTCCCGCTGCGCCGATCTCGGCCTCGGCATCGACCTGTACCAGCCGTTCCGTGACTTCGACAGCACCGACCGCGACCGGGCCGCGCGCAACCTGCGCCGGTTGCACCGCAAGTTCGACGTGATGGAGCAGCTCGGCGCCGGGCTGATGCTGCTCTGCAGCAGTGCCGCCGACGACGCCGTCCGGGACGACGACGCACTCACCGAACAGCTGGCGGTGCTCGCCGCCGCGGCCGGCGAGCGGGGTCTGCGGGTCTGCTACGAGGCGCTGGCCTGGGGCAGCCACGTCGACACCTACCAGCACTCGTGGCGGCTGGTCGAGGCCGTCGACCATCCGGCGCTCGGTGTGTGTCTGGACAGCTTCCACATCCTGTCCCGCGGCTCCGACCCGGCGGGGATCGAGGAGATCCCGGCGGACAAGCTGTTCTTCCTGCAACTCGCCGACGCCCCGCACCTGACCATGGACGTGCTGCAGTGGAGCCGCCACCACCGGCTGTTCCCCGGTCAGGGAGCGTTCGACCTGCCGGCGTTCCTGCGGCACGTCATCGCCGCGGGGTACACCGGGCCGTTGTCGCTGGAGGTCTTCAACGACGTGTTCCGGCAGGCCGAGCCGCAGCGGGCGGCCGTCGACGCCCTCCGGTCGCTGTTGTTGCTGCAGGAGCACGCCGTCGGCCGGCTCCCCTCCGGGCCGCGCGCACCGGTCGACGTGCCGCCGGCACCCCCGTCGCCGCAGCTGGGCGGGTACGCCTTCGTCGAGCTCGCGGTCGGGGCCGGCAGCGGGCCGGCGGTCGCCAACGCCCTCGCGGCCCTGGGCTTCCAGCACGCGGGCCGGCACCGGACCAAGCCGGTGCAGCTGTGGCAGCAGGGCAGTGCGCGCATCCTGCTCAACGCCGGTGGACCCGAGGTCGACGGGCCGGTCGACGGCGGCGGCCCCGGACACGGCGCCGCCGTCGCCGCCATCGGCGTCGAGACCGCGGACCCGGGTGCGGCTCTCGCCCGCGCCCGGGCGCTGCTGGCCCCCGTGCTGTCGCGGACCCGCGGCCCGGCGGAGGCCGACCTGGCCGCGGTGGCCGCACCCGACGGCACGGAGGTGTTCTTCTGCCGCACCGGCGCCGCGGCCGTGGACGGCTGGCTTGCCGACTTCCCGCCGGTCGCCACCAACGGGGGCGGGCCCGACGGGCCCGGCGGGCCCGGTGACGGTGACCTGGACGGCATCGACCACATCGCCTTGACGCAGCCCTACGACCGTTTCGACGAGGCGACGCTGTTCTACCGGGCGGTGCTGGGGATGCAGACGCGGATGAACGTCGAGATCGCCGCGCCCTACGGGCTCGTCCGCAACCGGGTCGTCGCGGATCCGGCCAACCGGGTGCGGGTGTGCCTGAACGTCTCGGTGCTGCGGCGCGGGGCGGACTGGCGGCCCGGGGTCGTGGAGCCGCAGCACGTGGCGTTCACCACCCGGGATGCGCTGGGCGCCGCGGAGGCGGCCCGGGAGGCCGGCGCACCGCTGCTCAGGGTGCCCGACAACTACTACGACGACCTGGACGCCCGGCTCGAGCTGCCCGCCGAGGTCCTGCAGCGGATGCGGCGGCTCGGGGTGCTCTACGACGAGGGCCCCCAGGGGGCGTACCTGCACTTCTACACCGAGGTGCTCGGCGGCCGGGTGTTCCTCGAGGTGGTGGAGCGGGTGGCCGGTTACACGGGGTACGGCGAGAGCAACGGGCCGATCCGGATGGCGGCGCACCGGGCCCAGCGGGAGTCGCGGCCCAGCGACGGCCGTGACGGCCGAGCTACTGAGCGCGAGTCAGCTCGTACAGACCGGTGA
- a CDS encoding SDR family oxidoreductase, with protein MSAFSVSRVVVTGGAQGIGASIARRLSSEGLVVSILDVNDVGAKETAERIAAETGGEVFGFGCDVTDREQVGEVFAAAAGAMGGLDTYVGNAGITRDGMFHKLSEDDWDRVISVNLTGVFNGLRAAAPWLRTPGVPGRVVLVSSVVAKAGNLGQMNYIAAKAGVVGLVRSGALELARFDTTVNGVRPGFIETPMTAAMPEAAQAVMTANPLGRAGQPGDIAGAVAFLCSDDASFVTGHLLDVNGGMAL; from the coding sequence GTGAGTGCGTTCAGTGTGTCCAGGGTTGTGGTGACCGGTGGTGCGCAGGGGATCGGTGCGTCGATCGCGCGTCGGTTGTCGTCGGAGGGTCTGGTGGTGTCGATCCTGGATGTCAACGATGTCGGGGCGAAGGAGACGGCGGAGCGAATCGCAGCCGAGACCGGGGGTGAGGTGTTCGGGTTCGGGTGTGATGTGACTGATCGTGAGCAGGTGGGTGAGGTGTTCGCGGCGGCGGCGGGGGCGATGGGGGGTCTGGACACCTATGTCGGTAATGCGGGGATCACCCGGGACGGGATGTTCCACAAGTTGAGTGAGGATGACTGGGATCGGGTGATCTCGGTGAATCTGACGGGGGTGTTCAACGGGTTGCGGGCGGCGGCGCCGTGGTTGCGGACGCCGGGGGTGCCGGGTCGGGTGGTGTTGGTGTCGTCGGTGGTGGCGAAGGCGGGGAATCTGGGTCAGATGAATTACATCGCGGCGAAGGCGGGTGTGGTGGGTCTGGTGCGGTCGGGGGCGTTGGAGTTGGCGCGGTTTGACACGACGGTGAACGGTGTTCGGCCGGGGTTCATCGAGACGCCGATGACGGCGGCGATGCCGGAGGCGGCGCAGGCGGTGATGACGGCGAATCCGTTGGGTCGGGCGGGTCAGCCGGGGGATATCGCGGGTGCGGTGGCGTTCTTGTGCAGTGATGATGCGTCGTTCGTGACGGGGCATCTGTTGGATGTGAACGGCGGGATGGCTCTGTAA